CAACACTCTCCCATCGGGGCCCTTCAGAATGTGGGTGGTGTAGAGAGCCACCTCCTCCTTGTTCCGGCAGAACACGCACACCTGCAGCTCGGGTTTGAGCAGCCGGGCGGCGGCCGTCCCTGAAGTAGCTTGCAGTTGGGGATCGGCCGCCCACGCCGGGGCCCGCTCCTCTCGCGGCGTCACCTCGGGGGTGGTGGTGGCGGCGGGCTCACAGCCCAGCAGCACCCCGGCGGCGCGACCTGCGAACGGGCTTAGCTCTGCAAAGCGCTCCTCCAGCAGACCATTTTCGGCGGGGCCTGCGCATAGCTCCAGCGTGAACCCCCAGGAAGCGGCTCCGGGACTCCGGCTCGTCGCTCTCCTCGTCCTCATCGTAGTCGGGCGGCCCCAGCGCCCCGGGCCTGgccccccgtgtgtgtgtgtgtggggggggcaacAGGACGAAGATGACGAAGAGGGT
This sequence is a window from Marmota flaviventris isolate mMarFla1 chromosome 10, mMarFla1.hap1, whole genome shotgun sequence. Protein-coding genes within it:
- the LOC114082355 gene encoding nanos homolog 1-like gives rise to the protein MRTRRATSRSPGAASWGFTLELCAGPAENGLLEERFAELSPFAGRAAGVLLGCEPAATTTPEVTPREERAPAWAADPQLQATSGTAAARLLKPELQVCVFCRNKEEVALYTTHILKGPDGRVLCPVLRRYTCPLCGASGDKAHTIKYC